A window of the Bufo gargarizans isolate SCDJY-AF-19 chromosome 1, ASM1485885v1, whole genome shotgun sequence genome harbors these coding sequences:
- the LOC122927716 gene encoding protein ANTAGONIST OF LIKE HETEROCHROMATIN PROTEIN 1-like: MSEETFGYLCAKVSPAMKKQSTNFRASLPVKKRVAIALWKLATNSEYRSIGHLFGVSKSTVCRCVQDFCKAVCTLLAPEIVHFPDSEKLKDMANYFEDRWGLPQCVGAIDGSHIPIIAPQVYHTDYFNRKGWHSIILQGVVDGKGLFWSVNVGKPGSLHDARVLRLSTFWDWVGQGGLYSGHTRNISGVNVGYYVLGDSAYPLQNWLLKPFADNGRLTPEQQIYNRKTSRARVVVENAFGRLKGRWRCLMKRNDSDIELAKAMVLTCCALHNICERHGEDFYQDWNTNAEEPVRVVAQDMEEECNEVRQALMRHLNT; the protein is encoded by the coding sequence ATGTCGGAGGAAACCTTTGGATACCTTTGTGCAAAGGTAAGTCCAGCAATGAAGAAGCAAAGCACCAACTTCAGAGCTAGTTTGCCAGTGAAGAAAAGAGTTGCCATTGCACTGTGGAAGCTGGCTACCAACAGTGAATACCGAAGTATAGGCCACCTTTTCGGTGTGAGCAAATCAACAGTGTGCCGGTGTGTGCAGGACTTCTGTAAGGCTGTCTGCACTTTGCTAGCTCCTGAGATTGTTCATTTTCCAGACAGTGAAAAGCTAAAAGACATGGCTAACTACTTTGAGGACAGGTGGGGCCTTCCACAGTGTGTTGGCGCTATTGATGGTTCACACATACCAATAATAGCACCACAAGTATACCACACTGACTATTTTAACCGCAAAGGCTGGCATTCCATCATCCTCCAGGGAGTAGTGGATGGAAAAGGACTATTCTGGAGTGTGAATGTGGGAAAACCTGGAAGTTTGCATGATGCTCGAGTTCTAAGATTGTCAACATTTTGGGACTGGGTGGGCCAGGGAGGCCTGTACTCTGGTCACACTAGGAACATTTCAGGGGTGAATGTTGGCTATTATGTGCTCGGGGATTCTGCATACCCTTTACAAAATTGGCTCCTGAAACCATTTGCTGACAATGGCCGCCTGACACCAGAACAGCAAATCTACAACAGGAAAACATCCAGGGCAAGGGTGGTTGTGGAGAATGCATTTGGAAGACTAAAGGGTAGATGGCGGTGTCTTATGAAAAGGAATGACAGTGACATTGAACTTGCAAAAGCCATGGTGCTTACTTGCTGTGCTCTTCACAATATTTGTGAAAGACATGGAGAAGACTTCTACCAGGACTGGAATACGAATGCAGAAGAGCCAGTACGGGTAGTAGCACAGGATATGGAGGAAGAGTGCAATGAGGTACGTCAGGCTCTGATGCGACACCTTAACACTTAA